From Heliomicrobium modesticaldum Ice1, a single genomic window includes:
- the thiD gene encoding bifunctional hydroxymethylpyrimidine kinase/phosphomethylpyrimidine kinase — MKLPKVVTIAGSDPSGGAGIQADLKVLAQFGVYGGAAVTALTRQTSAGVLGLFPLPAAWVLEQISDVLWDLRPPVVKTGMLQQPAVISGLGRLWGAYLQEYRDTAAQVLPPASSTTPAPTLPILVVDPVLSSGAGVSLVDGGGLAAFREDLLPVTTVLTPNVPEAEALTGMAIRDSGDMIGAAERLLQFGPQWVLLKGGHLPEWEGDRIADLLISREERRWLWGQRVPRADLHGTGCSLASALAACLALGLPVPVAAARAVEWLRQRIGSPLFVGQGRGVVCQKLEEKRE, encoded by the coding sequence ATGAAATTGCCCAAAGTAGTCACGATCGCCGGATCTGATCCGAGCGGCGGCGCCGGCATCCAGGCAGACCTTAAGGTTCTGGCCCAGTTCGGCGTCTACGGCGGCGCAGCCGTCACGGCATTGACGCGCCAGACAAGCGCCGGTGTGCTGGGGCTGTTTCCCCTGCCGGCCGCATGGGTGCTGGAACAGATCAGCGATGTCCTCTGGGACCTGCGCCCGCCGGTGGTGAAGACCGGCATGCTGCAACAGCCGGCAGTGATCAGCGGTCTCGGTCGATTGTGGGGCGCCTATCTGCAGGAATACAGAGATACAGCGGCGCAGGTACTACCGCCTGCTTCATCGACGACTCCTGCCCCGACCCTTCCCATCCTTGTCGTCGACCCTGTTCTCAGTTCCGGCGCCGGGGTGAGCCTGGTGGACGGCGGCGGATTGGCGGCCTTTCGGGAGGACCTGTTGCCTGTGACCACCGTGCTGACCCCCAATGTGCCGGAGGCGGAGGCATTGACCGGCATGGCCATTCGAGACAGCGGCGACATGATCGGCGCGGCGGAGAGGCTCCTTCAATTCGGCCCACAGTGGGTCCTCCTGAAGGGCGGTCATCTCCCCGAGTGGGAGGGCGATCGGATCGCCGACCTGCTGATCAGCCGGGAGGAACGGCGCTGGTTGTGGGGACAACGGGTGCCGAGGGCTGATCTGCATGGCACCGGCTGTTCCTTGGCCTCTGCACTGGCCGCCTGTCTTGCCCTAGGCCTTCCCGTGCCGGTGGCGGCTGCCAGGGCTGTCGAATGGTTGCGCCAGCGGATCGGCAGTCCTCTGTTTGTCGGTCAGGGACGGGGCGTGGTCTGTCAGAAGCTTGAGGAAAAAAGGGAGTAG
- a CDS encoding nickel-dependent hydrogenase large subunit, producing the protein MAERIVVDPITRIEGHLRVEAKVEGGKIIDAASSGTMIRGIEIIARDRDPRDVWALVQRICGVCTTTHALTSIRAVEEALQIRVPKNAELIRKIMLAVIHIHDHVVHFYHLHAPDWVDVPKALQADPRRTAELAQSISRWPKSTAGYFRDVQDKLKAFVANGQLGIFANAYWGHPAYKLPPEANLMAVAHYLEALDWQKEIVKIHTVFGGKNPHPNYLVGGMASAINIDGDNAINIERFNLVGKLIDEALEFVLEVYLPDLLAIAAFYKDTAAYGGGLGNYLCFGDFSTAPNNDPSGFLLPRGAILNKNLSEVLDVDPRDPQQILEYTDHSWYEKAPKGLHPWEGETNLKYTGPKAPYETLDETGAFDKPYSWIKSPRWKGHAMEVGPLARMLVGYAKKDAPSHALIKDEIDKALQGLGVGVEALFSTLGRTAARGIESKLCALWLKQFFNELIANVKGGDRKTFNQEKWEPSTWPKESKGVGLTEAPRGALGHWVRIKDGKVTNYQCVVPSTWNASPKDLKGQHGAYEASLLGVPMAKADQPVELLRTIHSFDPCLACAAHIIDTESQQTTKVEILR; encoded by the coding sequence GTGGCTGAACGGATTGTTGTCGATCCCATTACCCGGATCGAAGGTCACCTGCGTGTCGAAGCCAAGGTGGAAGGCGGAAAAATTATTGATGCGGCCAGCAGCGGCACCATGATTCGAGGCATTGAGATCATCGCCCGGGATCGGGATCCCCGTGATGTCTGGGCGCTTGTCCAACGCATCTGCGGCGTCTGCACCACCACCCATGCCCTCACCTCGATCCGGGCGGTGGAAGAGGCCTTGCAGATCCGCGTCCCGAAAAATGCTGAACTGATCAGAAAGATAATGTTGGCGGTCATCCATATCCACGATCATGTCGTTCACTTTTATCATCTTCATGCGCCGGATTGGGTTGACGTCCCCAAGGCGCTACAGGCTGATCCAAGGCGGACAGCCGAACTGGCGCAGAGCATCTCCCGCTGGCCCAAGTCGACGGCCGGCTACTTCCGCGATGTGCAAGACAAATTGAAGGCTTTCGTGGCCAACGGTCAACTCGGGATTTTTGCCAACGCCTACTGGGGGCATCCCGCCTATAAACTGCCGCCGGAAGCCAACCTGATGGCGGTCGCCCACTACCTGGAGGCGCTCGATTGGCAGAAAGAGATCGTCAAAATCCACACCGTCTTTGGCGGCAAGAATCCCCATCCCAACTATCTGGTCGGCGGCATGGCCTCGGCCATCAACATCGACGGCGACAATGCGATCAATATCGAACGATTCAACCTCGTCGGCAAGCTCATCGACGAAGCCTTGGAATTTGTACTGGAGGTCTACCTGCCCGACCTGCTCGCCATCGCCGCATTTTATAAAGATACGGCCGCCTACGGCGGCGGTTTGGGCAACTACCTTTGTTTCGGCGATTTTTCCACTGCCCCGAACAACGACCCTTCGGGATTTCTCTTGCCTCGAGGCGCCATCCTCAACAAAAACCTCTCAGAAGTGCTTGACGTCGATCCCCGCGATCCCCAACAGATCCTGGAGTACACCGATCATTCCTGGTACGAGAAGGCCCCAAAGGGTCTCCATCCTTGGGAAGGAGAGACCAACCTCAAATACACCGGTCCGAAGGCGCCCTATGAGACCCTCGATGAGACCGGCGCCTTCGATAAACCCTACTCGTGGATCAAGTCGCCCCGTTGGAAAGGGCATGCCATGGAAGTGGGGCCGCTGGCGCGGATGCTCGTCGGCTATGCTAAGAAAGATGCACCTTCCCATGCCCTCATCAAGGACGAGATAGACAAGGCACTCCAAGGTCTTGGTGTCGGCGTCGAGGCGCTTTTCTCTACGCTGGGAAGAACGGCCGCCCGCGGCATTGAGTCGAAGCTCTGCGCCCTGTGGCTGAAGCAGTTTTTCAATGAACTGATCGCCAATGTCAAAGGGGGGGACCGGAAGACTTTTAATCAAGAAAAATGGGAACCTTCCACATGGCCGAAAGAGAGCAAGGGCGTGGGACTGACGGAAGCACCCCGGGGCGCTTTAGGTCACTGGGTGCGCATCAAAGACGGCAAGGTGACCAACTATCAGTGTGTCGTGCCCAGCACATGGAACGCCTCGCCGAAGGATCTGAAAGGCCAACATGGCGCCTATGAGGCCTCTCTGCTCGGTGTCCCCATGGCCAAGGCAGACCAGCCTGTGGAATTGTTGCGGACGATTCACTCCTTTGATCCTTGCCTCGCTTGCGCCGCCCATATTATCGATACGGAAAGTCAGCAAACGACAAAGGTGGAAATCCTGCGCTGA
- a CDS encoding long-chain-fatty-acid--CoA ligase has protein sequence MTAEATWLNALSGNLTYMKERDLPVLVHELIRQGTPEKTALIEKHSRYSYAALQETVDRYRRCLYARGVRPGERVGLFCRNSADFIFAYMAIASLGAVVIPLNIMFRPREIGYILSDAGSRHVVTDRLLELASAELNDSDLPAQHLLSELRETAPAYSHHPAPDVPITPEDPCVILYTSGTTGRPKGAVLSHRNLISNARSYTETIGAAEADNYLCVLPLFHSFAWTCCVTTALLNGATITIMEAFQPKEALAMIQTHGVNVVTGVPAMYGIYTSVARPEDLAGVRLFVSGGASLPVETLNSFKEKTGQPIVEGYGLSEASPVVTFNPIGRTKPGSIGLQIPAVSVKIVDAEGRELPPGEVGELICQGPNVMSGYLGLPQETAAAIRDGWLHTGDLAYKDDEGYLFIVDRKKDLIIVGGLNVYPREVEEVLYSHPSVKEAAVIGTPDKTRGEAVRAFVVVREGMALNRKELMAYLRTNLATYKLPREIVELEALPRNATGKVLKKELRTYQPLQ, from the coding sequence GTGACCGCCGAAGCGACCTGGCTGAACGCCCTTTCAGGCAATCTTACTTATATGAAAGAGAGGGATCTCCCCGTGCTCGTCCACGAACTGATCCGGCAGGGCACTCCGGAAAAAACGGCCCTCATCGAAAAACACAGCCGCTACAGCTACGCCGCCCTTCAGGAGACGGTCGACCGCTACCGCCGCTGCCTCTACGCCCGCGGCGTGCGCCCCGGCGAGCGGGTCGGGCTCTTTTGCCGCAACTCGGCCGATTTCATCTTCGCCTACATGGCCATCGCCAGCCTCGGCGCCGTCGTCATCCCCCTCAACATCATGTTCCGCCCGAGGGAAATCGGCTACATCCTCAGTGACGCCGGTTCCCGCCACGTCGTCACCGACCGCCTACTGGAGCTGGCCAGCGCCGAGTTGAACGACAGCGACCTGCCGGCCCAGCACCTCCTGTCCGAACTGCGAGAGACAGCCCCCGCTTACAGCCACCACCCCGCTCCCGATGTTCCCATCACCCCGGAAGACCCTTGTGTCATCCTCTACACCTCCGGGACGACGGGTCGTCCGAAGGGCGCCGTCCTCTCCCACCGCAACCTGATCAGCAACGCCCGTTCCTACACGGAGACGATCGGGGCCGCGGAAGCGGACAACTACCTTTGCGTGCTGCCCCTGTTCCACAGCTTCGCTTGGACCTGCTGCGTCACCACGGCGCTGCTCAACGGCGCAACGATCACGATCATGGAGGCCTTCCAACCCAAGGAAGCGCTGGCGATGATCCAGACACATGGCGTCAATGTCGTCACCGGCGTGCCGGCCATGTACGGGATCTACACCTCTGTCGCCCGGCCCGAGGACCTGGCCGGTGTCCGCCTCTTCGTCTCCGGCGGCGCCTCCTTGCCGGTTGAGACGCTCAACAGTTTCAAAGAAAAAACAGGTCAGCCCATCGTCGAGGGTTACGGCCTCTCCGAGGCATCGCCGGTGGTCACCTTCAACCCCATCGGCCGGACGAAGCCGGGCTCCATCGGCCTACAGATCCCCGCCGTCTCCGTGAAGATCGTCGACGCCGAAGGCCGGGAACTGCCCCCCGGCGAGGTAGGCGAACTGATCTGTCAGGGGCCGAACGTCATGTCCGGCTATCTCGGCCTGCCCCAAGAGACGGCGGCGGCCATCCGTGACGGCTGGCTCCACACGGGCGATCTGGCCTACAAGGATGACGAGGGGTACCTTTTCATCGTCGACCGAAAAAAGGACCTGATCATCGTCGGCGGCCTCAACGTCTATCCCCGGGAGGTTGAAGAAGTCCTCTATTCCCACCCCTCCGTGAAGGAAGCCGCCGTGATCGGCACGCCCGACAAGACGCGCGGCGAGGCCGTCCGCGCCTTTGTCGTTGTCCGGGAAGGCATGGCGTTGAACCGAAAGGAGCTGATGGCCTACCTGCGGACCAACCTGGCCACTTACAAACTGCCCCGGGAGATCGTCGAGTTGGAGGCCTTGCCGAGGAACGCGACGGGGAAGGTGCTGAAGAAGGAATTGAGAACCTATCAGCCTTTGCAGTAA
- a CDS encoding hydrogenase small subunit encodes MASQDSFYQYLRNRGVSRRDFIKFCTVMAASLGLEPGAAGAIAEALETKRRMPVIWRNFQECTCCTESFIRTQHPKASDIIMTMISLDYHETLMVAAGHQAEEAVAKAIEDNRGNYILAVEGAIPVKDGGIYCCIAGRTAVDMLKEEAKHAKAIIAWGSCAVNGCVQAANPNPTGAVPVQDIIKDKPIINVPGCPAIAEVMAGVITHVLTFERLPELDSQGRPKAFYGHRIHDKCNRRAYFDAGMFVENFDDQGAKEGWCLYKLGCKGPNTYNSCSNLEWNGGLSYPIKSGHPCIGCSEFGFWDNTGGTSMYAHLSEVPGLKIGVNVDAFGAAAVGAAIAGAAVHAGLSAVTKKQMDRQENEKNCKNKVEG; translated from the coding sequence ATGGCATCACAGGATTCATTTTATCAGTACCTCCGGAACCGAGGTGTCAGCCGCCGGGATTTTATCAAGTTCTGCACCGTGATGGCGGCATCTCTCGGGCTGGAACCGGGGGCGGCAGGCGCCATTGCCGAGGCCCTCGAAACGAAAAGGCGCATGCCGGTCATTTGGCGCAATTTTCAAGAATGCACCTGTTGCACCGAGTCCTTCATCCGGACACAACACCCCAAGGCGTCGGACATCATCATGACGATGATCTCTCTCGATTATCATGAGACCCTCATGGTCGCCGCCGGCCACCAGGCCGAAGAGGCTGTCGCCAAGGCGATTGAAGACAACAGAGGCAATTACATACTGGCCGTCGAAGGGGCGATCCCTGTCAAAGATGGCGGGATTTATTGCTGCATCGCCGGTCGAACGGCTGTCGACATGCTCAAGGAAGAAGCGAAGCACGCCAAAGCGATCATCGCCTGGGGTTCCTGTGCCGTCAACGGCTGTGTGCAGGCGGCGAACCCCAACCCTACCGGGGCCGTGCCGGTCCAGGACATCATCAAGGACAAGCCGATCATCAATGTTCCAGGCTGTCCGGCCATCGCCGAAGTCATGGCTGGCGTCATTACCCATGTGCTTACCTTTGAACGGTTGCCGGAACTGGACAGCCAAGGCCGACCCAAGGCCTTCTACGGTCATCGTATTCACGACAAGTGCAACCGCCGGGCCTACTTCGATGCCGGGATGTTTGTGGAAAACTTCGATGACCAGGGCGCCAAAGAGGGCTGGTGTCTTTACAAGCTGGGCTGCAAAGGCCCCAACACCTACAACTCCTGTTCTAACCTTGAGTGGAACGGTGGCCTGAGTTATCCCATCAAATCCGGCCACCCATGCATCGGTTGTTCAGAGTTTGGATTCTGGGACAATACGGGCGGAACGTCCATGTATGCTCACCTGTCAGAAGTGCCCGGTCTGAAAATCGGGGTCAACGTGGACGCCTTCGGCGCCGCCGCCGTCGGGGCTGCCATCGCTGGAGCCGCCGTTCATGCCGGGTTATCGGCTGTCACGAAGAAGCAAATGGATAGACAAGAAAATGAAAAAAACTGCAAAAACAAAGTAGAGGGGTGA
- the hcp gene encoding hydroxylamine reductase — MFCYQCAQTVKGGCTKIGVCGKNEDIASLQDTILFGLKGVAAYATHARELGYSDPEVDAITQEALYSTLTNSNFNLGEHVAMALKVGTATVKVMDLLDRAHTDKFGIPVPVTVSSDKVEGKCILVTGHNLHALLELLKQTEGKGINVYTHSEMLPAHGYPELKKYPHLKGNVGKAWHDQRKLFASFPGAILGTTNCVMPIRGSYSDRMWTYGCAGLEGVPKIVNDDFSALIEKALSLPEANWASDKTMTTGYHHVNVLALAPQIIEAVKSGRIRRFFVIAGCDAPIKEQEYYRELALALPKDCVIITTSCGKFRFNDIDFGDIDGIPRYIDLGQCNNSGSAVKIALALADAFGCGVNDLPLSIVLSWFEQKACAILLGLFSLGVKNIFLGGRAPEFLTANVVDVLVQNFGLNLIDNVEADLKKMLGESPR, encoded by the coding sequence ATGTTCTGTTACCAGTGCGCGCAAACCGTCAAGGGCGGTTGCACCAAGATCGGCGTCTGCGGCAAGAATGAGGACATCGCCAGCCTTCAGGATACGATCCTCTTCGGCCTCAAGGGCGTCGCCGCCTATGCGACCCACGCCCGCGAACTGGGCTACAGCGACCCTGAGGTGGACGCCATCACTCAGGAGGCCCTCTACTCGACGCTGACCAACTCCAACTTCAATCTCGGCGAGCATGTGGCCATGGCCCTGAAGGTGGGTACGGCCACCGTCAAGGTGATGGACCTGCTCGACCGCGCCCATACAGATAAGTTCGGCATCCCCGTCCCTGTCACCGTCTCCTCCGACAAGGTGGAAGGCAAGTGCATCCTTGTCACCGGCCACAACCTGCATGCCCTGCTGGAGCTGCTCAAGCAGACGGAAGGCAAAGGCATCAACGTCTACACCCACTCAGAGATGTTGCCGGCCCACGGCTACCCGGAACTGAAAAAGTACCCGCATCTGAAGGGGAATGTGGGCAAAGCCTGGCACGATCAGCGCAAGCTCTTTGCGTCCTTCCCCGGTGCCATCTTGGGGACGACCAACTGCGTCATGCCGATTCGCGGCTCCTACAGCGACCGCATGTGGACCTACGGCTGCGCCGGTCTGGAAGGCGTGCCCAAGATCGTCAATGACGACTTCTCGGCGCTGATCGAAAAGGCCCTCTCCCTGCCGGAAGCCAACTGGGCGTCGGACAAGACGATGACGACCGGTTACCACCATGTGAACGTGCTGGCGCTGGCCCCTCAGATCATCGAAGCTGTCAAAAGCGGCAGGATCCGCCGTTTCTTCGTCATCGCCGGCTGCGATGCGCCGATCAAGGAACAGGAGTACTACCGCGAACTTGCGCTGGCCCTACCGAAGGATTGTGTCATCATCACCACCTCTTGCGGCAAGTTCCGCTTCAATGATATCGATTTCGGCGACATCGACGGCATCCCCCGCTACATCGACCTGGGCCAGTGCAATAACTCCGGTTCGGCCGTCAAGATCGCCCTCGCTCTGGCCGACGCCTTCGGCTGCGGCGTCAACGACCTGCCCCTGTCGATCGTGCTCAGCTGGTTTGAGCAGAAGGCCTGCGCCATCCTCCTCGGCCTCTTCAGCCTCGGCGTGAAGAACATCTTCCTGGGCGGCCGGGCGCCTGAATTCCTGACGGCCAACGTGGTCGACGTGCTGGTGCAGAACTTCGGCCTCAACCTGATCGACAACGTGGAAGCGGACCTGAAGAAGATGCTCGGCGAGTCCCCTCGATAG
- the thiC gene encoding phosphomethylpyrimidine synthase ThiC: MQRGRHYGTQMERALRGEVTPEMVQVAESEGWQPEALMAEIAAGRIVIPANNRRPRESYCGVGRGLRTKVNANIGTSKGTSGIDFEKRKLDISIECGADAVMDLSTGPDIDGVRRALIDGCPIAFGTVPIYQATVEAQEMKGAIINMTEEDILRAVQKQAEDGVDFMTIHCGLTMEAVERLRKHPRIADIVSRGGSFLTGWMLHHQRQNPFYAQFDRILEIAREYDITLSLGDALRPGCLADATDRGQVQELMILGELVQRCRAAGVQVIVEGPGHVPMDQVEMNIKLQKRLCEEAPFYVLGPLVTDVAPGYDHITSAIGGAIAAAAGADFLCYVTPAEHLGLPDEQDVRQGVIASRIAAHAADLAKGIKGAMDWDKAMGKARKDLDWGEQRRLAMDPTVFDKHPHTRDKTGCSMCGPYCAMRIVSDYLGRAVGPC; this comes from the coding sequence ATGCAGCGAGGCAGACATTATGGAACACAAATGGAGAGGGCTCTGCGAGGGGAAGTTACGCCCGAGATGGTTCAGGTGGCCGAATCAGAAGGATGGCAACCGGAAGCGCTGATGGCAGAGATCGCCGCCGGGCGGATCGTCATCCCGGCCAACAACCGCCGTCCCCGCGAGTCCTATTGCGGTGTGGGACGGGGCTTGCGGACGAAGGTCAACGCCAATATCGGCACCTCGAAGGGAACGTCCGGCATCGACTTTGAAAAGCGCAAGCTCGATATCAGCATCGAGTGCGGCGCAGACGCCGTCATGGACTTGAGCACCGGTCCCGACATCGACGGCGTGCGCCGGGCGCTCATCGACGGGTGCCCCATCGCCTTCGGCACCGTGCCCATCTACCAGGCCACGGTCGAGGCGCAGGAGATGAAGGGCGCCATCATCAACATGACCGAGGAGGATATCCTGCGGGCCGTTCAGAAGCAGGCCGAGGATGGTGTCGATTTCATGACTATCCACTGCGGCTTGACGATGGAAGCTGTCGAACGCTTGCGCAAGCATCCGCGCATCGCCGATATCGTCTCCCGGGGGGGCTCCTTCCTCACCGGTTGGATGCTCCACCACCAGCGCCAGAACCCCTTTTATGCGCAGTTCGACCGCATCTTGGAGATAGCCCGGGAGTATGACATCACCCTAAGCCTCGGTGACGCGCTGCGGCCCGGTTGCCTCGCTGACGCCACCGACCGAGGCCAGGTGCAGGAACTGATGATCCTCGGCGAATTGGTCCAGCGCTGCCGTGCCGCCGGTGTGCAGGTGATCGTTGAGGGGCCCGGTCACGTGCCCATGGATCAGGTGGAAATGAACATCAAGCTGCAGAAGCGGCTCTGTGAAGAAGCGCCCTTCTACGTGCTCGGTCCTCTCGTCACTGATGTGGCCCCCGGCTATGACCACATCACGTCGGCCATCGGTGGCGCCATCGCGGCGGCGGCCGGCGCCGATTTCCTCTGCTATGTGACCCCGGCGGAGCACCTGGGCTTGCCCGATGAGCAGGATGTCCGCCAGGGCGTCATCGCCTCGCGCATCGCCGCCCATGCCGCCGACCTGGCGAAAGGGATCAAAGGGGCTATGGACTGGGACAAAGCGATGGGCAAAGCCCGCAAGGATCTCGACTGGGGTGAACAGCGCCGTCTGGCGATGGATCCGACGGTCTTTGACAAGCACCCGCACACGCGCGACAAGACCGGCTGCTCCATGTGCGGCCCCTACTGCGCCATGCGCATTGTCAGTGATTACCTGGGGAGAGCGGTGGGTCCCTGCTAG
- a CDS encoding HD-GYP domain-containing protein, which produces MSIDFVEPGMILARSIYSADGRTLLGAGITLSMPFIRRLKELGVPAVLIKDQVIGELTVPDVLSEQVRLAAVQTIRRSFARVQLHPDGGLEPVAVKRATSAIIDEVLRNRHVMYHVADIRTFDDYTFGHSVNVCLLSVLTGIAMGYNELELYDLACGAILHDIGKMLVPHEVLNKPGRLTPEEFAEIRRHCEYGFEIIRHQSEFSLAAAHVALQHQERFDGSGYPRQLKGEEIHEYARIVAIADMYDALVADRVYRKGYLPYQAHEIILAASCRELDPRISQIFLQNIAIYPIGSTVQLNTGDIGVVVDVNKAFQSRPVVRLLYDADGTPLKRPYELDLTRHLTVFVDKVLFEEHIRALTASEHRKAT; this is translated from the coding sequence GTGTCCATCGACTTCGTTGAGCCGGGCATGATCCTTGCGCGCAGCATCTATAGCGCCGACGGGCGAACCTTGCTCGGCGCCGGCATCACCCTGTCTATGCCCTTCATCCGTCGTCTGAAGGAACTGGGGGTTCCGGCAGTGCTGATCAAGGATCAGGTGATCGGCGAGCTTACGGTGCCCGACGTCCTTAGCGAGCAGGTTCGCCTCGCTGCAGTACAGACGATCCGCCGCTCCTTCGCCCGGGTTCAACTGCACCCAGATGGGGGTCTGGAACCGGTGGCCGTCAAGAGGGCCACCTCGGCCATCATCGACGAGGTGCTGCGCAACCGCCATGTCATGTATCATGTGGCCGACATCCGCACCTTTGACGACTACACCTTCGGTCATTCTGTCAACGTCTGTTTGCTGTCCGTGTTAACGGGCATAGCCATGGGATATAACGAACTGGAACTTTACGACCTCGCCTGCGGCGCCATCCTCCATGATATCGGCAAGATGCTGGTCCCCCATGAGGTGCTGAACAAGCCTGGCCGTCTGACCCCAGAGGAGTTTGCGGAGATCCGCCGGCATTGCGAATACGGCTTCGAGATCATCCGTCATCAATCGGAGTTTTCCCTGGCGGCGGCCCATGTGGCCCTCCAGCACCAGGAACGCTTTGACGGGTCAGGATACCCGCGCCAACTGAAAGGTGAGGAGATCCACGAGTACGCCCGCATCGTCGCCATCGCCGACATGTACGACGCCTTGGTTGCCGATCGGGTCTACCGGAAGGGCTACCTCCCCTATCAGGCCCATGAGATCATCCTCGCTGCCAGCTGCCGTGAACTGGACCCGCGCATCTCCCAAATTTTCTTGCAGAACATCGCCATCTACCCTATCGGCAGCACCGTTCAGCTGAACACCGGCGATATCGGCGTCGTCGTCGACGTGAACAAAGCCTTTCAAAGCCGCCCCGTCGTTCGACTGCTCTATGACGCTGACGGGACCCCCTTAAAGCGTCCTTATGAGCTGGACTTAACGAGGCACTTGACTGTTTTTGTTGACAAGGTTCTTTTTGAGGAACATATTCGAGCCCTTACAGCTTCTGAGCATCGAAAGGCAACATAG
- the thiL gene encoding thiamine-phosphate kinase has product MDVKRQAGTPLASIGEFGLIGRLARAWQGAASQGERGGLSPVIPSQGLRLGIGDDAAVIDVPGGKPLLVTTDMLVEGVHFLWSPIRRRLLGRKALAVNISDIAAMGGIPAWAFLSIGVPASAKVEEVEGLYAGMGEMAAQFGVELAGGDTVRSDKWVINVTLLGLAVKAPIGRSGGRPGDLILVTGTVGDAAAGLHLLLMETKMSQAEKMDAQMREAPIGEADRQALLLRHLDPIPRVAEARALVDYGGVTAMMDVSDGVSSEVHHLCRNSGCGARIDLANLPISPAVRRLARREGREVFAWALSGGEDYELIFTAPEERVPGLIDHVRRETGTGVTVIGRLTDGTAGVMAVYPDEMGGDAVPLAAKGYNHFR; this is encoded by the coding sequence GTGGACGTTAAGCGACAAGCAGGGACGCCCTTGGCATCCATCGGCGAGTTCGGTCTGATTGGACGGTTGGCCCGGGCATGGCAGGGCGCCGCCTCCCAGGGAGAGCGTGGAGGCTTATCGCCGGTCATCCCATCGCAGGGATTGCGCTTGGGCATCGGCGATGACGCCGCTGTGATCGACGTGCCGGGTGGAAAACCCCTGCTGGTCACAACCGACATGCTGGTCGAGGGCGTGCACTTTCTCTGGTCGCCAATACGGCGGCGTTTGCTCGGCCGGAAGGCGCTGGCTGTCAACATCAGCGACATCGCCGCCATGGGCGGCATCCCGGCGTGGGCCTTTCTCTCTATTGGCGTTCCCGCCAGCGCAAAGGTGGAGGAAGTGGAAGGGTTGTACGCCGGCATGGGGGAGATGGCGGCGCAGTTTGGTGTCGAGCTCGCCGGCGGCGATACAGTCCGTTCCGACAAGTGGGTGATCAACGTGACCCTGCTCGGCCTGGCGGTAAAAGCGCCCATCGGCCGGAGCGGGGGCAGGCCGGGGGATTTGATCCTCGTGACAGGCACGGTGGGGGATGCGGCAGCGGGACTGCACCTTTTGCTTATGGAAACAAAGATGAGCCAAGCTGAGAAAATGGACGCGCAGATGAGAGAAGCCCCTATCGGTGAAGCCGATCGGCAGGCATTGCTGTTGCGGCACCTGGATCCGATCCCCCGTGTGGCGGAAGCGAGGGCGCTCGTCGACTATGGCGGGGTCACGGCCATGATGGATGTGAGCGACGGGGTTAGCAGCGAAGTCCACCATCTGTGCCGGAACTCAGGCTGCGGTGCCCGCATCGATCTGGCGAATCTGCCGATCAGTCCGGCGGTGCGCCGGCTCGCGCGGAGGGAAGGACGTGAGGTGTTTGCTTGGGCGCTTTCCGGCGGCGAGGATTACGAACTGATCTTCACGGCGCCGGAAGAACGGGTTCCCGGTTTGATCGATCATGTGCGCCGGGAGACGGGAACAGGTGTGACTGTAATCGGACGGCTGACTGACGGGACTGCCGGCGTCATGGCCGTCTATCCCGACGAAATGGGCGGCGATGCGGTTCCCCTAGCAGCTAAAGGCTACAATCATTTTCGATAG